A genomic region of Pseudorca crassidens isolate mPseCra1 chromosome 10, mPseCra1.hap1, whole genome shotgun sequence contains the following coding sequences:
- the RPSA gene encoding small ribosomal subunit protein uS2: MSGALDVLQMKEEDVLKFLAAGTHLGGTNLDFQMEQYIYKRKSDGIYIINLKRTWEKLLLAARAIVAIENPADVSVISSRNTGQRAVLKFAAATGATPIAGRFTPGTFTNQIQAAFREPRLLVVTDPRADHQPLTEASYVNLPTIALCNTDSPLRYVDIAIPCNNKGAHSVGLMWWMLAREVLRMRGTISREHPWEVMPDLYFYRDPEEIEKEEQAAAEKAVTKEEFQGEWTAPAPEFTAAQPEVADWSEGVQVPSVPIQQFPTEDWSAQPATEDWSAAPTAQATEWVGTTTEWS; the protein is encoded by the exons ATGTCCGGAGCCCTTGATGTCCTGCAAATGAAGGAGGAGGATGTCCTCAAATTCCTTGCAGCAGGAACTCACTTAGGTGGCACCAACCTTGACTTCCAAATGGAACAGTACATCTACAAAAGGAAAAGTGATG GCATCTACATCATAAATCTGAAGAGAACCTGGGAGAAGCTTCTGTTGGCAGCTCGTGCCATTGTTGCCATTGAAAACCCAGCTGATGTCAGTGTCATATCCTCCAGGAATACTGGCCAG cGAGCTGTGCTGAAGTTTGCTGCTGCCACTGGAGCCACTCCTATTGCTGGCCGCTTCACTCCTGGAACCTTCACTAACCAGATCCAGGCAGCCTTCCGGGAGCCAAGACTTCTGGTGGTTACTGATCCCAGGGCTGACCACCAGCCTCTCACAGAGGCCTCTTACGTTAACCTGCCTACCATTGCTCTGTGTAACACAGACTCTCCTCTGCGGTATGTGGACATTGCCATCCCATGCAACAACAAG GGAGCGCACTCAGTGGGTCTGATGTGGTGGATGCTTGCCCGGGAAGTTCTGCGCATGCGTGGCACCATCTCCCGTGAACACCCGTGGGAGGTCATGCCTGATCTCTACTTCTACAGAGATCCTGAAGAG attgaaaaggaagagcagGCGGCAGCTGAGAAGGCTGTGACCAAGGAGGAATTTCAGGGTGAATGGACTGCTCCAGCTCCTGAGTTCACTGCTGCTCAGCCTGAGGTGGCGGACTGGTCCGAAGGTGTGCAGGTGCCCTCTGTGCCTATTCAGCAGTTCCCCACTG AAGATTGGAGTGCTCAGCCTGCCACTGAAGACTGGTCTGCAGCTCCCACTGCTCAGGCCACCGAGTGGGTAGGAACAACCACTGAGTGGTCTTAA